A part of Escherichia marmotae genomic DNA contains:
- the smpB gene encoding SsrA-binding protein SmpB has product MTKKKAHKPGSATIALNKRARHEYFIEEEFEAGLALQGWEVKSLRAGKANISDSYVLLRDGEAFLFGANITPMAVASTHVVCDPTRTRKLLLNQRELDSLYGRVNREGYTVVALSLYWKNAWCKVKIGVAKGKKQHDKRSDIKEREWQVDKARIMKNAHR; this is encoded by the coding sequence ATGACGAAGAAAAAAGCACATAAACCTGGTTCAGCAACCATAGCGCTCAACAAGCGCGCCCGTCACGAATACTTTATTGAAGAAGAGTTTGAAGCGGGACTCGCCCTGCAAGGCTGGGAAGTTAAATCCCTGCGCGCAGGAAAAGCCAATATTAGCGACAGCTATGTTCTTCTGCGCGACGGAGAAGCGTTCCTGTTTGGCGCAAATATCACGCCGATGGCTGTGGCTTCCACGCATGTGGTGTGCGATCCTACTCGTACTCGCAAGCTACTTCTCAACCAGCGCGAACTGGACTCATTGTACGGTCGCGTAAATCGTGAAGGCTATACCGTAGTGGCGCTCTCCCTGTACTGGAAAAATGCCTGGTGCAAAGTAAAAATTGGTGTCGCGAAAGGTAAGAAACAACACGATAAACGTTCTGACATCAAAGAACGTGAATGGCAGGTGGATAAAGCACGTATCATGAAAAACGCTCACCGTTAA